Within Fusobacterium gonidiaformans ATCC 25563, the genomic segment ATACAAGGGGGAACAACATGAGTGAGAAAGATTATGCAGAGACATTGCATCTTCCAAAGACGAACTTTCAGATGAAAGGAAATCTTCCAAACAAGGAACCAAATTATATTAAAAAATGGGAAGACAATAAAATTTATGAAAAAGGCTTAGCAAAAGGAAAGGAAAGTTTTATTTTACATGATGGACCTCCTTATGCAAATGGAAATACACATATTGGACATGCTTTAAATAAAATCTTAAAAGATATTATTATAAAATATAAAACATTACAAGGATATAAGGCTCCATACATTCCTGGTTGGGATACTCATGGACTTCCTATTGAATTAAAAGTAATGGAAAAATTAGGATCAAAAGCAAAAGATATGACTGCTTTAGAAATTAGACAACTATGCAAAGAATATGCTTTGAAATGGGTAGATATTCAAAGAGAAGAATTTATTCGTATGGGAGTTATTGGAAAATGGGAAGATCCTTATTTGACATTAAAGCCTCAATTTGAAGCAAAGCAACTTCAAATTTTTGGTGAATTATATGCAAATGGATATATTTTCAAAGGATTAAAACCAATCTACTGGTCACCTGTTACAGAAACTGCTTTGGCAGAAGCAGAAATTGAATATCATGACCATACGTCACCATCCATTTATGTAAGAATGAAAGCCAATTCTGATTTATTAGAAAAGATTTCATTGTCAGAAGAAGCTTATGTTGTGATTTGGACAACAACTCCATGGACTTTGCCGGCAAACGTAGCCATTTCTTTAAATCCTGATTTTGATTATGGAGTGTATAAAACAGAAAAAGGAAACTTAATTTTAGGAAAAGATTTAGCAGACACTGCTTTTGCAGAAATGGGAATTGAAAATCCGGAATTAGTGAAAGAGTTTAAGGGTTCTACATTAGAAATGACAAGTTACCAACATCCATTCTTGGATAGAACAGGATATATTATCTTAGGAACTCATGTTACAGCCGATGCCGGAACAGGTTGTGTTCATACAGCTCCAGGCCATGGACAAGAAGACTATGTAGTAGGTTGCCGATATAATATGCCGATTGTTTCTCCTATTAACTACAAAGGATATTTAACAGAAGAAGCAGGGCCTTTGTTCGCAGGTTTGTTCTATGAAAAGGCAAACAAAGCAATTATTGACCATTTAACAGAAACAGGTTTCTTATTAAAAATGAAAGAAATCACTCACTCCTATCCACACGATTGGAGATCGAAAACTCCGGTTATTTTCCGTGCCACAGAACAATGGTTTGTAAAAGCGGAAGGTTCTGATTTACGAGAAAAAGCATTGAGAGCTCTAGATGATGTAGAATTTATTCCTGCTTGGGGAAGAAATCGAATTGGCTCTATGTTGGAAACAAGACCTGACTGGTGTATTTCTCGTCAAAGAGTATGGGGAGTTCCGATTCCGGTTTTCTATAATGAAGAAACAGGAGAAGAAATTTTTAATCAAGATATTTTAAATCATGTGATTTCCTTTGTAGAAAAAGAAGGTAGTGATGCATGGTTGTTACATACTTCGGAAGAATTGATTGGAGAAGAAAATTTAAAGAAATATCATTTAGAAGGAATTTCTTTGCGAAAAGAAACAAATATTATGGACGTTTGGTTTGATTCAGGAAGTTCTCACCGAGCTGTATTGGAAACTTGGGAAGGATTACGATGGCCTGCAGACTTATACTTAGAAGGATCAGATCAACATAGAGGATGGTTCCAAACTTCTTTATTGACTTCTGTCGGTTCAAGAGGGGTTGCTCCATTTAAGAAGATTTTGACTCACGGATTCGTTAATGACGGAAAAGGGGAAAAAATGTCAAAGTCGAAAGGGAATGTAGTTGCTCCTGAAAAAATTATTAAACAATATGGAGCGGATATTTTAAGACTTTGGTGTGCTTCTGTTGACTATCGTGAAGATGTTAAAATTTCGGATAATATCGTAAAACAAATGGCAGAAACGTATCGAAGAGTTCGTAATACGGCAAGATATATTTTAGGAAACAGCTATGGCTTTGATCCGAAGAAAGATGCAGTTCCTTATCAAGATTTATTAGAAATTGATAAATGGGCATTGCATAAATTAGAAATGCTAAAGAAAAGTGTCGGAGAAAGTTATGAAAAATATGAATTCTATAACGTATTCCAAGAAATTCACTATTTTGCAGGAATTGATATGTCAGCTTTCTATTTAGATATTATCAAAGACAGATTATATACAGAAAAAGAAGATTCTATTGCAAGAAGATCTGCTCAAACAGTGATGATTGAAATTTTAATGACTTTAGTAAAAATGATTGCACCGATCCTTTCTTTCACAGCGGAAGAAATTTGGGAGCATTTACCTGAAACATTACGAGATCAAGAATCTGTGTTATTGACAGATTGGTATGTCATGAAAGAAGAATATATCAATGAAGAAATTGCAGAAAAATGGTCGAAAATTCAAAAAGTTAGAAAAGATGCCAACAAATTATTAGAAAAAGCAAGACAAGGAGAAAATAGAATTATCGGAAACTCTTTGGATGCAAAAGTACAATGTTACACAGAAGATGCAGGTTTGAAAGCTTTCTTAGAAAACAATCATGAAACGTTAGAAGCTGCTTTAATTGTATCTCAAGTGGAAATTTTATCAGAAAAAACAGAAAATTTTGTAGCAGGAGAAGAATATAAAGAACTATTCTTACAAGTTCTTCATGCAGATGGAGAAAAATGTGATCGATGTTGGAAGTATTCTACGAACCTAGGAACGAAAGAAGATCATCCACATCTTTGTCCAAGATGTAGTTCTGTGGTAGAATAGGAGCTAAGAATGATATACATAATTTTATTTGTGATGTTATTAGTGCTAGACCAATTTACAAAATACATTGTAGAGCAAAGTTTTTATCTGTCAGAAAGTATTCCTATTATTGATGAGGTATTTAATTTTACTTATGTAGAGAATCGAGGAATTGCTTTTGGCTTGTTTCAAGGAAGATTGAGTATTATTTCTATTTTGACAGTTGTTGCCATTGTTGCCATTTTCATCTATGTATTGAGAAATAAAAAAACTCTCTCTATTTTGGAACATTTTGGATATACTTTAATTTTATCAGGAGCAGTCGGAAATATGATAGACCGACTGTTTCGAGGCTTTGTTGTAGATATGTTAGACTTTCGTGGAATTTGGTCTTTTGTATTTAACTTAGCAGATGTTTGGATCAATGTAGGAGTATTTTTACTGATTGTAGATTATCTCATCCTACGTAGAAACGAAAAATAGAGGAGGAAGAAACAATGACGTTTCAAGAAATTATTTTTGCTTTGCAAAAATTCTGGGGATCTCATGGATGTGTGTTAGGAAATCCATACGATATTGAAAAAGGAGCAGGGACATTCAATCCGAATACATTTTTGATGTCACTTGGACCGGAACCATGGAATGTAGCTTATGTAGAGCCATCAAGAAGACCAAAGGATGGAAGATATGGAGAAAATCCGAATCGGGTATATCAACATCACCAATTTCAAGTGATTATGAAACCGTCTCCTATCAACATTCAAGAATTGTATCTAGAAAGTTTACGTGTTTTAGGAATTGAACCGGAAAAACATGATATTCGTTTTGTAGAAGATGACTGGGAATCTCCAACTTTAGGAGCTTGGGGACTTGGTTGGGAAGTTTGGCTGGATGGAATGGAAGTAACGCAATTCACTTACTTCCAACAAGTAGGAGGATTGGAATTAGATATTGTTCCGGTAGAAATTACTTATGGATTGGAAAGATTAGCTTTATATATTCAAAATAAAGAAAATGTTTACGATTTGGAATGGACAGAAGGAATTAAATATGGAGATATTCGTTATCAATTTGAATTTGAAAATTCAAAATATTCTTTTGAATTAGCAAGTTTAGAAAAGCATTTTGCATGGTTTGATCAGTTTGAAGAAGAAGCCGGAAAAATTTTAGATGAAGGGTTAGTACTTCCTGCATATGACTATGTATTGAAATGTTCTCACGTATTTAATATTTTGGATTCAAGAGGAGCTATTTCTACCACAGAAAGAATGGCATATATTTTAAGAGTTCGAAATCTTGCTAGAAGATGTGCAGAAGTATTTGTACAAAATAGAAAAGACTTAGGATATCCTTTGTTGAAGAAGGAGGCAAAATAAGAAATGAGATTATTATTTGAAATTGGAATGGAAGAAAATCCTGCTCGATTTTTGGAACCGGCTTTAGCAGAATTAAAAAAGAATTTTATGAATAAATGTAAAGCGGAAAGAATTGCTCATGGAGAGGTTAAAATGTATGGAACTCCAAGAAGATTGATTCTTTGTGCAGAAGAAGTAGCAGAACAACAAGAAGACTTAAATGAATTAAATATAGGACCTACAAAAAGTATTGCTTTTTTAAATGGAGAAATTACAAGAGCAGGAATTGGATTTGCCAAGTCACAAGGAATTGATCCTGTGGATTTGGAAATCATTCAAACAGACAAAGGAGAATACATTGCTGCTAGAAAGTCATTACAAGGGCAAGCAACAAAAACTTTATTACCGGAGTTGTTAAAATCTTTAGTGTTGGAGTTATCTTTCCCAAAATCTATGAAATGGTCTGATTTAAAAATCCGATTTGCAAGACCGATTGAATGGTTTTTGGCAATGGCAGATTCTGAAGTTGTAGAATTTGAAATTGAAGGAATGAAATCTTCCAATCATTCCAAGGGACATCGTTTCTTTGGAAAAGAATTTACGGTAAATTCTGTGGAAGATTATTTTGTGAAGATTCGAGAAAATAATGTTATTATTGACATTCAAGAAAGAAAAAAAATGATACGAGAAGATATTCTTTCTAAAATTGCAGAAGATGAACAAGTTGTTATTGAAGAAGGATTATTATCAGAAGTCACAAATTTGGTAGAATATCCATACCCTATCGTAGGAACTTTTAACTCTGATTTCTTGGAAGTACCACAAGAAGTGCTGATTATTTCTATGGAAGTACATCAAAGATATTTTCCAATTTTAGATAAAAATGGAAAATTATTACCTAAATTTGTAGTCATTCGAAATGGAATTGAAGATTCGGATAATGTAAGAATAGGGAATGAAAAAGTGTTGTCTGCAAGATTGGCGGATGCTCGTTTCTTCTATAAAGAAGATTTGAGAAATCATTTAGAAAACAATGTAGAAAAATTGAAACATGTTGTTTTCCAAAAAGATTTAGGAACCATTTACCAAAAAATTAAAAGAACACAAGAAATTTGTGAGATCTTACTTGCAAAGTTGCACTTAGAAGAAAAAAGAGAAACAGTATTAAGAACAGCTTATTTAGCAAAGGCTGACTTAGTTTCTAATATGATTGGAGAAAAAGAATTTACAAAATTACAAGGATTTATGGGAGCGGATTATGCTTTAAAATTCGGGGAAAAAGAAGAGGTATCAAAAGGAATTCGAGAACATTATTATCCAAGATTCCAAGGAGATGAACTTCCTCAAGTTGTGGAAGGAATTTTGGTAGGAATTGCGGATCGATTGGATACTTTAGTAGGATGTTTCGGAGTAGGAGTGATTCCAAGTGGTTCTAAGGATCCTTTTGCTTTACGAAGAGCAGCCTTAGGAATTGTAAATATTATCTTAAATTCTAAACTAGATTTATCATTACGAGAGTTAGTGAATGCGTCTTTAGATACTTTAGCAAAAGATGGAGTTTTAAAGCGAGATAGAGCAGAAGTAGAAAAAGAAGTGATGGAATTTTTCAAACAAAGACTTATCAATGTTTTCTCTGAAAAAATGGATCGAGATATTGTAGCTGCAGTATTAGAAGTGCAATCGGAAGACGCTATGGATGCTTTTACAAGAATGCAAGCTTTGAAGGCTTTCTTAACACAAGAGGGAGCGAAAGATTTATTGGATTTAGCGAAGAGAGTAGGAAACATCTCAAAAGAAGCAAAATCTAGGGAAGTCAATGTAACTTTATTCCAACAAGAAGAAGAAAAAGAGCTTTATCATTATACAGAAAAAACAAAAATGGAAATTGAAAGTTTAGTATCGGATAAAAATTATGCAGGATATTTAGCAGCAGTATTAGCAAGTAAAGAAATTGTTACGAAGTATTTTAATGCTGTTAAAGTTATGGATGAAAATGTAGAAATTCAAAACAATAGAATTTCTCAATTGGGACTTTTGAGTTCTTTATATCAAAAACTTGCTGATTTAAGTGTTTTAGAAGAAAGATAGGTTTTCCTATGGATGAGAAGAGAATTGCAAAGGCGTTTGAGGAAATTTTAGAGGCAATCGGAGAAAATAGAAATCGAGAAGGATTAGAAGAAACTCCAATACGAGTTGCTAAGAGTTATCAAGAATTGTTTTCGGGGATAGGTCAAGATCCCCGAAAAGTATTGCAACGAACTTTCAATGTGAAGAAAAATGACTATATTATAGAAAAACAAATTGATTTTTATTCGATGTGTGAACATCATTTTTTACCTTTTTTTGGAAAAATTGATATTGCCTATATTCCGAATGGAAAAATTTTAGGCTTTGGAGATTTGTTAAAGTTGGTAGATATTCTATCTAAAAGGCCTCAAATTCAAGAGAGGTTAACAGAGGAAATTGTAACATATTTGTATGAAGAATTAAGGTGTCAGGGAGTTTTTGTAAGAGTAAAAGCAAAGCATCTATGTATGACAATGAGAGGCGAAAAGAAAGAAAATACAGAAATTATTACGGTATCTTCGAATGGAGTTTTTGAAATGGACTCTCAAAAACGTTTTGAAGTTCTTCAATTATTAAATTCTTAGGAGAAAACAATGGATAAAATATATATTGAAAAATTAGAGTTTAGAGCTTATCATGGAGTTTTTCCGGAAGAAAAAAAGTTAGGACAGAAGTTTATTGTTTCTTTAGAATTGGAGCTGGATACAAGAGAGGCTGCTCTTAGTAACAATTTGGATAAAACCTTACATTATGGATTGATTTCCGAAAGAGTAGAGAGCCTTGTGTTAGAGAAAAGTTATGACTTATTGGAAAGTTTAGCAGAGAAAATCGCAGAAACTTTATTGCTGGAATATCCTGTATTACAAGGGATAAAAGTTCGAGTAGATAAGCCACAAGCACCGATTCCTCTTTCTTTTCAAACAGTTGCGATAGAAATTTATCGTTCTTGGCATCGGGTATATTTATCGTTAGGTTCGAATCTGGGAGATAAAAAAGGAAATTTAGATAGAGCCATAGAGGAAATCTCCTCTTTAGTTCATACAGAAGTGATACGAAAAAGTTCTTTTTTAGAAACAGAACCTTTTGGGTATTTAGAACAAGATACCTTTGTCAATGCCTGTATTGAAATTAAGACCTTATTGACAGCAAAAGAAGTATTAAAAGCTTGTTTAGGAATTGAGGAAAAAATGGGTAGGCAACGATTGATAAAATGGGGACCTAGAAATATTGACATCGATATTTTATTCTATGATAAAGAAATTTATGATGAAGATAATTTAGTGGTACCTCATCCTTGGATAGAAGAAAGAATGTTTGTACTAGAACCTTTATGCGAAATTGCTCCAAATTACATACATCCAATTTTAAAGAAAACAATCTTTATGTTGAAGAGAGGGATTGAACATGAAACTACATTGTAGAGGATTAGAGTTAGAACTTGGTAAAAGAACATATATCATGGGAATTTTGAATGTTACCCCCGATTCTTTTTCCGATGGAGGAAAATATAATCACTTAGATGCAGCTTTACAACATGCACAAGAAATGATAGAAGAGGGAGCAGATATTTTAGATATTGGAGGAGAGTCAACTCGCCCGGGGCATATTCAAATTTCAGAGGAAGAAGAGATTGCAAGAGTAGTACCTGTGATTCAAGCTTTACGAAAGCAATTTCCTACCATCCTGTTATCGATTGATACTTACAAATGGAGAGTTGCAGAAGCTGCTCTCAAAGCGGGAGTTCATATTTTAAATGATATTTGGGGATTACAATACGATAAGGGAGAAATGGCAAATCTAGCAAAAGAGTATGAAGTCCCTGTGATTATCATGCACAATCAAAACACAGAAGAGTATCAAGAAGATAGGATTCAAGCTTTACGAAAGTTTTTTGAAAAGAGTTTTGAGATTGCTGAAAAAGCAAACCTTTCTAGAGAATATTTAATTTTAGATCCAGGATTAGGATTTGGAAAAGGCTTCCAAGGAGATGTCGAAATTTTAGGAAGACTTTCTGAATTGCGTGATATGGGACCTATTTTACTTGGAACTTCGAAAAAAAGATTTATAGGAACTCTTTTAGAAGGACTTCCTTCCGAAGAAAGAGTCGAAGGGACAACGGCGACCACAGTGATAGGGATTCAACAAGGAGTTGATATTGTCCGAGTTCATAATGTAAAGGAAAATAAAAGAGTTGCAATGGTAGCAGATGCAATTTATCGAAAAGATTATTTATGTGATAATATCAC encodes:
- the ileS gene encoding isoleucine--tRNA ligase, giving the protein MSEKDYAETLHLPKTNFQMKGNLPNKEPNYIKKWEDNKIYEKGLAKGKESFILHDGPPYANGNTHIGHALNKILKDIIIKYKTLQGYKAPYIPGWDTHGLPIELKVMEKLGSKAKDMTALEIRQLCKEYALKWVDIQREEFIRMGVIGKWEDPYLTLKPQFEAKQLQIFGELYANGYIFKGLKPIYWSPVTETALAEAEIEYHDHTSPSIYVRMKANSDLLEKISLSEEAYVVIWTTTPWTLPANVAISLNPDFDYGVYKTEKGNLILGKDLADTAFAEMGIENPELVKEFKGSTLEMTSYQHPFLDRTGYIILGTHVTADAGTGCVHTAPGHGQEDYVVGCRYNMPIVSPINYKGYLTEEAGPLFAGLFYEKANKAIIDHLTETGFLLKMKEITHSYPHDWRSKTPVIFRATEQWFVKAEGSDLREKALRALDDVEFIPAWGRNRIGSMLETRPDWCISRQRVWGVPIPVFYNEETGEEIFNQDILNHVISFVEKEGSDAWLLHTSEELIGEENLKKYHLEGISLRKETNIMDVWFDSGSSHRAVLETWEGLRWPADLYLEGSDQHRGWFQTSLLTSVGSRGVAPFKKILTHGFVNDGKGEKMSKSKGNVVAPEKIIKQYGADILRLWCASVDYREDVKISDNIVKQMAETYRRVRNTARYILGNSYGFDPKKDAVPYQDLLEIDKWALHKLEMLKKSVGESYEKYEFYNVFQEIHYFAGIDMSAFYLDIIKDRLYTEKEDSIARRSAQTVMIEILMTLVKMIAPILSFTAEEIWEHLPETLRDQESVLLTDWYVMKEEYINEEIAEKWSKIQKVRKDANKLLEKARQGENRIIGNSLDAKVQCYTEDAGLKAFLENNHETLEAALIVSQVEILSEKTENFVAGEEYKELFLQVLHADGEKCDRCWKYSTNLGTKEDHPHLCPRCSSVVE
- the lspA gene encoding signal peptidase II; translated protein: MIYIILFVMLLVLDQFTKYIVEQSFYLSESIPIIDEVFNFTYVENRGIAFGLFQGRLSIISILTVVAIVAIFIYVLRNKKTLSILEHFGYTLILSGAVGNMIDRLFRGFVVDMLDFRGIWSFVFNLADVWINVGVFLLIVDYLILRRNEK
- the glyQ gene encoding glycine--tRNA ligase subunit alpha, which gives rise to MTFQEIIFALQKFWGSHGCVLGNPYDIEKGAGTFNPNTFLMSLGPEPWNVAYVEPSRRPKDGRYGENPNRVYQHHQFQVIMKPSPINIQELYLESLRVLGIEPEKHDIRFVEDDWESPTLGAWGLGWEVWLDGMEVTQFTYFQQVGGLELDIVPVEITYGLERLALYIQNKENVYDLEWTEGIKYGDIRYQFEFENSKYSFELASLEKHFAWFDQFEEEAGKILDEGLVLPAYDYVLKCSHVFNILDSRGAISTTERMAYILRVRNLARRCAEVFVQNRKDLGYPLLKKEAK
- the glyS gene encoding glycine--tRNA ligase subunit beta, with product MRLLFEIGMEENPARFLEPALAELKKNFMNKCKAERIAHGEVKMYGTPRRLILCAEEVAEQQEDLNELNIGPTKSIAFLNGEITRAGIGFAKSQGIDPVDLEIIQTDKGEYIAARKSLQGQATKTLLPELLKSLVLELSFPKSMKWSDLKIRFARPIEWFLAMADSEVVEFEIEGMKSSNHSKGHRFFGKEFTVNSVEDYFVKIRENNVIIDIQERKKMIREDILSKIAEDEQVVIEEGLLSEVTNLVEYPYPIVGTFNSDFLEVPQEVLIISMEVHQRYFPILDKNGKLLPKFVVIRNGIEDSDNVRIGNEKVLSARLADARFFYKEDLRNHLENNVEKLKHVVFQKDLGTIYQKIKRTQEICEILLAKLHLEEKRETVLRTAYLAKADLVSNMIGEKEFTKLQGFMGADYALKFGEKEEVSKGIREHYYPRFQGDELPQVVEGILVGIADRLDTLVGCFGVGVIPSGSKDPFALRRAALGIVNIILNSKLDLSLRELVNASLDTLAKDGVLKRDRAEVEKEVMEFFKQRLINVFSEKMDRDIVAAVLEVQSEDAMDAFTRMQALKAFLTQEGAKDLLDLAKRVGNISKEAKSREVNVTLFQQEEEKELYHYTEKTKMEIESLVSDKNYAGYLAAVLASKEIVTKYFNAVKVMDENVEIQNNRISQLGLLSSLYQKLADLSVLEER
- the folE gene encoding GTP cyclohydrolase I FolE, encoding MDEKRIAKAFEEILEAIGENRNREGLEETPIRVAKSYQELFSGIGQDPRKVLQRTFNVKKNDYIIEKQIDFYSMCEHHFLPFFGKIDIAYIPNGKILGFGDLLKLVDILSKRPQIQERLTEEIVTYLYEELRCQGVFVRVKAKHLCMTMRGEKKENTEIITVSSNGVFEMDSQKRFEVLQLLNS
- the folK gene encoding 2-amino-4-hydroxy-6-hydroxymethyldihydropteridine diphosphokinase, which codes for MDKIYIEKLEFRAYHGVFPEEKKLGQKFIVSLELELDTREAALSNNLDKTLHYGLISERVESLVLEKSYDLLESLAEKIAETLLLEYPVLQGIKVRVDKPQAPIPLSFQTVAIEIYRSWHRVYLSLGSNLGDKKGNLDRAIEEISSLVHTEVIRKSSFLETEPFGYLEQDTFVNACIEIKTLLTAKEVLKACLGIEEKMGRQRLIKWGPRNIDIDILFYDKEIYDEDNLVVPHPWIEERMFVLEPLCEIAPNYIHPILKKTIFMLKRGIEHETTL
- the folP gene encoding dihydropteroate synthase, which codes for MKLHCRGLELELGKRTYIMGILNVTPDSFSDGGKYNHLDAALQHAQEMIEEGADILDIGGESTRPGHIQISEEEEIARVVPVIQALRKQFPTILLSIDTYKWRVAEAALKAGVHILNDIWGLQYDKGEMANLAKEYEVPVIIMHNQNTEEYQEDRIQALRKFFEKSFEIAEKANLSREYLILDPGLGFGKGFQGDVEILGRLSELRDMGPILLGTSKKRFIGTLLEGLPSEERVEGTTATTVIGIQQGVDIVRVHNVKENKRVAMVADAIYRKDYLCDNITYK